From the genome of Arvicola amphibius chromosome 9, mArvAmp1.2, whole genome shotgun sequence, one region includes:
- the Amigo2 gene encoding amphoterin-induced protein 2, whose amino-acid sequence MSIRFHTLPTPPGAVKPGCRELLCLLVITGMVNPGASGMCPTACICATDIVSCTNKNLSKVPGNLFRLMKRLDLSHNRIGLLDADWIPVSFVKLSTLIIRHNNITSISTGSFSTTPNLKCLDLSSNRLKSVKSAVFQELKVLEVLLLYNNRISSLDPAAFGGLSHLQKLYLSGNLLSQFPMDLYVGRFRLPDLTFLDVSYNRIPSIPMHHLNLVPGKQLRGIYLHGNPFVCDCSLYSLLIFWYRRHFSSVMDFKNDYTCRLWSDSRHFRQLSLLQDSFLNCSESVINSSFHALGFIHEAQVGERLVVHCDSKTGNGNTDFIWVGPDNRLLEPDKDMGNFRVFYNGSLVIESPGFEDAGVYSCIAMNRQRLLNETVDIMINVSNFTINRSHAHEAFNTAFTTLAACVASIVLVLLYLYLTPCPCKCKSKRQKDVLNQSSAHSSVLSPGPSGDASTDERKAGKRVVFLEPLKDTATGQNGKVRLFPSETIAEGILKSTRVKSDSDSVTSVFSDTPFVAST is encoded by the coding sequence ATGTCGATAAGGTTCCACACACTGCCCACCCCGCCTGGAGCTGTCAAACCGGGTTGCAGAGAGCTGCTGTGTTTGTTGGTGATCACCGGGATGGTGAACCCCGGCGCCTCAGGAATGTGTCCCACGGCTTGCATCTGCGCCACTGACATTGTCAGCTGCACCAACAAGAACCTGTCTAAGGTACCTGGGAACCTTTTCAGACTGATGAAAAGACTGGATCTGAGCCATAACAGAATTGGACTTCTCGATGCCGACTGGATCCCTGTGTCGTTTGTCAAGCTGAGTACTCTAATTATTCGTCACAACAACATCACCAGCATCTCCACGGGCAGTTTCTCCACGACTCCAAATTTAAAGTGTCTTGACTTATCATCCAATCGGCTGAAGTCGGTGAAAAGTGCCGTGTTTCAGGAGCTGAAGGTCCTGGAGGTGCTCCTCCTCTACAACAATCGCATTTCCTCCCTGGACCCGGCAGCATTCGGAGGGCTCTCCCACTTGCAGAAACTCTACTTGAGTGGGAACCTCCTCTCGCAGTTTCCTATGGATTTGTATGTTGGGAGGTTCAGGCTGCCTGATCTGACATTTTTAGATGTTTCTTATAATCGAATCCCTTCCATACCAATGCACCATCTAAATTTAGTGCCGGGAAAGCAGCTGAGAGGCATCTACCTTCATGGAAATCCGTTTGTCTGTGACTGTTCCCTGTACTCATTGCTGATCTTTTGGTACCGTAGACACTTTAGCTCCGTGATGGATTTCAAGAACGACTACACCTGTCGCCTGTGGTCTGACTCCAGGCACTTCCGTCAGCTGTCCCTGCTCCAGGATAGCTTTCTGAACTGTTCTGAGAGCGTCATCAATAGCTCCTTCCATGCGCTTGGCTTTATTCACGAGGCACAGGTCGGGGAAAGGCTGGTTGTTCACTGTGACAGCAAGACTGGTAATGGAAACACTGATTTCATCTGGGTTGGTCCGGATAACAGACTGCTGGAGCCCGATAAAGACATGGGAAACTTTCGTGTGTTTTACAATGGCAGTCTGGTTATAGAGAGCCCTGGTTTTGAGGATGCCGGAGTTTATTCTTGTATCGCAATGAATAGGCAACGCCTGTTAAATGAAACTGTGGATATCATGATAAATGTGAGCAATTTCACCATAAACAGATCCCATGCCCATGAGGCATTTAACACGGCTTTTACCACGCTCGCCGCCTGTGTGGCAAGCATAGTCCTGGTCTTACTTTATCTGTACCTGACACCGTGCCCATGCAAATGTAAGtccaagagacagaaagatgtgCTGAACCAAAGCAGTGCCCATTCCTCCGTTCTCAGTCCCGGCCCCTCTGGTGATGCCTCCACTGATGAGCGGAAGGCAGGTaaaagagtggtatttctggagcCCCTGAAGGATACTGCAACCGGGCAGAATGGGAAAGTGAGGCTTTTCCCCAGCGAGACTATAGCCGAGGGCATCTTAAAGTCCACCAGGGTGAAATCTGACTCAGACTCAGTCACTTCTGTGTTCTCAGACACACCCTTTG